CTGTTTCCCAGAACCGGATGTAGCCATGTACTTCTATCCTATACTATGCGCCACCCTCCCCGGGTTCCGCTCAAATAAAGATTCCCGACAAATTATAAATCTCCCTGACCAGGCTACTATACCACATCAGAAACGGTAGCTTTTCCGCACCACAGTCAGGTTGCTGTCGCGGCCCTGCTCGGCGATAACGTGCGGCGGCTTTGGCCTCTTTACCAGCTGCGCCGGCAGGTGCATGCTTTGGTCGGAAAGGTGCAGGGTGAGCGGTGCGTTCTGCTTCAGGCGCAACAGCAGTTCTACTTCCTTGGAAGGCGGCAAACCGTGCAGGCGCATCAGGTATACTTGTGCACTATCGGCGGTAGGCAGCGGCTTCAGCTCCAGCGGCTCTCCGGCCAGTGTTGCGCCAAGCAGCTCATCCGGATTCGGCAGCTCCAACAGCGTCTCCAGGTGGATGGCATCTGGGCGCTGCGCTTTCAGCCGAAGGCGCAGCAGGCGCTCTCCGTTTGCCGTGGAATCCTGCACCACTTCTGCCACAGGGGCAGGCAGGGCTACTGCCTCGGCGCTGCTTTGCAGGTACGTCCTGCCAGAGTAGGGATAAAACCCGCTTAGTGGCGCCTGGGTCGGTTCAGGGAAAAACTGACTGTTCCAGTCGTCGGTGGTGGTGTAGGCCGAGGCCCAGTAGGCTTTGTTGGTGTCTGCGTTGAGGTAGTAGCTGACGTGGCTGTGCAGCGGGCGTTCCGCGGTGGGCATTTCGCCTGCTACGGCGCGCACCACCTGGATAGCCCCTGCCAGCACCAGCACTACTGGCAGCAGCGGTAAGTTTTTCCAGCAAAGGCTGCGCTCCACCACCACTAACAGGGGCAGCAGCAGGCCAGCTAGCAGCAGCAGCAAGGCCACCATGCTGTAAGGCAGCTGCAGCGCAAAGGCGGTAAAAACTACCTGTATGATCGGCATCATCAGAAAAATGGCCGGTATACTTGCCAGCAGCAGCACCAGTGCAAACGGCAGCCCTACCTTTGGCTTTCTATCAAGCCCCAGCCATATGACTACCAGCACGCCGCACAGGCTAAACAGCAGCGGGAAGATGAACAGGTAGGCAGCATTTGGGGCCAGCAGGTAAACCGTCATCATAAGTATAAACTGAAGTATACACACGCCCAGCACAAGCGAGAACAGGCCCAGCCAGCGCAGCACCAGCCGCGTGAGCAGCAGGAAAAGCCCCAGCGCCAGCAGTACGTAAGCCACAAAGAAATTACCGGCACTGTACACGCCGTTGCCGCGGTGCGACAGCGGCAGCAGACGCCACACCAGCTCATTGATCGGGTAAAAAAGCGCCACTACAACGATCAGCAGCAGTAAGTACAGTAGGAAGCCAAATATAAGTTGCTTTGCCGTGATGGCTTGTTTCCGGAAGGCCACGACCAGCGTGATGACCAGCAGAAGTGCCGTTATCACTACCCATACTATGTTCAGGCCGGCGCTGTACGTAATCACCCAATCGCCCAGCAAGTTAAAGAAAACGGCATCCGGGGCCTTGGTAGCCTCCAGCGAAGTATGGCCGAAGTGGCGGGTAAGTTCCAGCAGGTTGGTGCCGTGGTGCTGCAGGCTGCGCTGGCTTAAGTTTTCAGGCGCGTCGGTGGCTTTGTGGTAATGCACAAAGCCACCGATAAATGCCGAGTTCAGCCCAGAAAAGCCTGCTTCCCGGTACACTGTAAAATCGGTATCGTTGGGCATGCGGCTGTAGATCTCGTAGGCCAGCGAGCTGAAAAAGGGATGCGGCGCTGCCTCAGCATATTGCCGGGCCACCCATCCGTTTTCGGGGCTCATCTCGAACGTCATACTTGGGCCATCG
Above is a window of Pontibacter akesuensis DNA encoding:
- a CDS encoding M20/M25/M40 family metallo-hydrolase, whose amino-acid sequence is MQYRNRAIAAFLFLAITGLALLSLYLLAPPKPVPATAPATVFSAERAMQHVRQVAQEPHPMGTKAHANVRDYLLQQMQELGLNPQVQDTTAAEVYGGAGMVGHVYNLVGRLLGNGNSSKAILLMAHYDSQPNALGAGDDGAGVAAILETVRALKQEAPLDHDVIVLLTDGEEFGLYGARAFLKHPWAQEVGLVMNLEGRGNDGPSMTFEMSPENGWVARQYAEAAPHPFFSSLAYEIYSRMPNDTDFTVYREAGFSGLNSAFIGGFVHYHKATDAPENLSQRSLQHHGTNLLELTRHFGHTSLEATKAPDAVFFNLLGDWVITYSAGLNIVWVVITALLLVITLVVAFRKQAITAKQLIFGFLLYLLLLIVVVALFYPINELVWRLLPLSHRGNGVYSAGNFFVAYVLLALGLFLLLTRLVLRWLGLFSLVLGVCILQFILMMTVYLLAPNAAYLFIFPLLFSLCGVLVVIWLGLDRKPKVGLPFALVLLLASIPAIFLMMPIIQVVFTAFALQLPYSMVALLLLLAGLLLPLLVVVERSLCWKNLPLLPVVLVLAGAIQVVRAVAGEMPTAERPLHSHVSYYLNADTNKAYWASAYTTTDDWNSQFFPEPTQAPLSGFYPYSGRTYLQSSAEAVALPAPVAEVVQDSTANGERLLRLRLKAQRPDAIHLETLLELPNPDELLGATLAGEPLELKPLPTADSAQVYLMRLHGLPPSKEVELLLRLKQNAPLTLHLSDQSMHLPAQLVKRPKPPHVIAEQGRDSNLTVVRKSYRF